A segment of the Capra hircus breed San Clemente chromosome 19, ASM170441v1, whole genome shotgun sequence genome:
TGGCTCCacttatataaaaaacaaaacaaaacaaaaaaaacccctaatttttaaatttctaaattaaGCTACTAGGAAAAAATTAATCTAGTCATTAACACTACAGCTTAATTTCTACTATAGCTTTTCAAAAAGGCATGTATCAGTTGCAAACCATATACTGATCTCAGAAATTAAagtgtatttcaataaaacattaatagcctaaaagaaaaagaatacttaAGGGTTATGAGCATGGGCTCTTCAGTCATACAAACGCAACTCTGAATTCTGTTTGACTACTACTATCTGTTTTCCTGTTGGCAAAATGCAGATGGAAAACTCACCTGACTAAGGACCTATGCACTACCTAATTAGGTAGTAGTACCTACTACCTAATGACAGTGCCTTGAACACAGCTGATACTCACTCTTAGCTGTTAGCTATCAGTTATCAATCACAAGTCTAGGATCCCAAAGAAATGACAGCTACAAGATGACAGCGTTTAATTTTGCTGATCTGGGTTGGATCCATTATCACCACTTCCTCTAAAAGCTCACAATTCCTTTTCACTAGTGGCGTGGGCGACAGGGGGAAGGGGCAAGACAGGGGTAGGGAATTTAGAGGTACaacctatatatgtatatgtgctacgctaagtcgcttcagttgtgtccgaccctgtgcgaccctatggacaggagcccaccaggctcctctgtccatgggattctccaggcaagaacactggagtgggttgtcatttccttctccaatatatatagtCAACACTAAAACTACAGATGGGAGTATAACCTGTGACTATGTTGCACATCTGAAattcacattataaatcaactatacctcaaaacaaaaacaaaaaaccactccagtggggaagaagaaaattttaaattcaaagaaaagcaattccCTAGTGAAGCTTTCCAGAACCTTACCAGGGAACCCAGCGAACATGTTAAAAATTTCAAAgattctttattgcaaaattttcAGCGTGCTCACCCCTCTGTCTTAGTATCAATACCATAGCAGCTAATTgggtatttttgctttttataactCACAAACAGCATTCATCTGGAGCAAGAGTGGCAGTGTTTATACTACTCCATCAAGACGCCCTTACAACAACCTAACTTAAAATTCATTCTAGTCTAACTAGAATGCAACAAAACtagattttcttttctggccACCCATCTCAATACCCAAGCAGGGGTATAAACCCATTTACTGTTACTACTAAGATTTCAGAAAACCTCTGggtttaaaacttcatttttaaaccaaaaaatcataattaaaagATTAATCACATTCAAGTTTGTAACGGTCAAGTTCCTATTTAAATCAACTGATCCTCACAGATTACTaagaactgaaaaacaacacTGCACCTTCCCAGACCAGACACAGGAAGTGGCATGACACTGTCacacttctgcagtctccacactTGACTGCCTTCCAGTCTTTGACAGGATCTTTCTGAAGACCGATAACCAAACAAAAGTCTCCTTCTGATGtctcttcattgttttctttggatGGCAAGCTCTTTTTTCTCCATACCTAGACTGTTACGTCACTGAAAATGCTCACAGCATCCTGAATTTGCTGAATACATATAACGAAGTCTACATAGGCAACCAAGGAACTCTTACACTTAGCAAATTCATGCTGACAACTCAACTGAACCAGActattttgtaaaaaaattaCCTATTGGTTCATGTGAACTCTTCCAAGTCCAGGCATCCACACATTAGTGTGGGAGCAGCCTGCAAAACCCTGATTAGcagcttctttaaaaatttgCAGGAAGGGTTTTACAAATTCCTCTAGTGTTGGACTGAAATGCAGCATACAGTTGGCAAAAATACtgctggaaaaagaacaaatcatCTGATTAGCTCTTGGAGGTAGCTCCAGAGAGTATAATTTGTATGTGATCACCTCCAACTATCTGATAGAAAAACTCACAAAAATGACTGTTCATTCTACATACTTATTTTAATAGGAACTACTAGTACATCACTCATCTATTAATTTCCCAAGTCTTAACGACAAAGAACTTAAGTCCAAGAAACACTTTTGGTAGATCTCATTTAGCAATGAGTTGAGCACAGTGAAGCTGGTACTCTCATGTCGCTGACGTGGCTATAATGTGGAATAACTTGAGGGaagatactgggttggccaaaaggccCATTCGGTAAAAATAAGACATATTTTCACCAATAACTTTACTGATCAATGTAGTCACTAACAGAATcaatgttttggccaacccaatactattTACCAATTGCAAAGTTGTTTTCTAACACAGGGAATCTAGAACTGTATCACAGATACTGCACAGGCAACTATTTAAGCAGACCATTAACAAAAACATTTACTGCAGCAGCATTTACAAATGCAAAGCTGGAAATAAGCTCAATGTTCAAGAGTAGTcaactccacccccacccccgccaaatcAGGAGTACATCAATGAGACAGTCAAATGAGATCGACCTCAATGCCTGACATAAAATGTTAAGTATCTGTACACACTGTTGCATAAATTCTCTCAAAGATATTACTTACATCGAGTGTTTCTAATAAAGAGGACCACTGTACTACTATTTCACCATGTGTACGTGTACTACTGAGAATCTATTTAATTCTTCTCTATTCCCGCCACTCATTGGGGCAGGCAGAGAGTAACCCCAGCCTTCAGTTGTACAACTCCAAAAATCGCATGTTAGATGATCCTTAAGTAATTTGGTATTATAAGCAAACACTGGCActttaatgattaaaataaaCATCACATTGTTACCTGATTTAGAAGACAGGATACTTGCACTATTTATACTCCCTGTTCTTCAGAACCAGGTTACATACAGGTAATTTTCCCCCCAGAAACATACATCATTTTTGGGAAGCAAGTGatttgtggaagaaaaaaaaaaaacgagatcTTCTTCACATTCAGGCAAAAACTATAATCAATGTATTTAGACTAGAGATTTTATTGTAGAAGGAAAAAGGATAGAGGCACAATAATGTTTGGCATTTTTAATTTAGGTTTGTTTTATTTAAGTTTAATGTTAATCCATGCTGTGTTTCAGTAAGAACAATACAGATTCTGTATCTGTGGCTCCAGTCAGATATCCAGTAGTACAAATTAGCTTCAAGTTACACATACTGAACAAAAGAGGTTGAGCGAGCgaaggaggggaggggcggggcccagggggagaggggaggagaagaaacaaagaattgaacacgcaTGCAGGCTTTTCCATACCACCTTCAACGCTAACCTGCTTCAGAGGGAGAGTAAAAGTAGGCAAGAATGAGCAGCCACGGATTGTTGAACTGTTACCAGCACCACGCTTTTCAGCAACATTTCAGCAGAGTTTGAAACACTTTTTTACAGCAAAACCATTACAACAAACTCTCCAAAAAACCTTTTTACCACCTCAAGCTAACATCCAATTAAGTTTAAACATTGGtataaaattcaatttaaacaatcagaaaaagggaaaatgataccACATACACCAGTATAGTGTGATTAACCTTTCTCTTAGATGCTTGCATCTTGTAAAATTCTAATGGCTTTCGAATGTAATTTCCGTTTCTAATGGTGATCTTGCCACATCTGGCAGGAGACAAtacagtaatgctgaaaaagcctCTATGCAGTCCTGTTAGTGTTCTTAAAGAACCTAAAAGCTGGGACCAGTAAAATCCACAGAAATTCACTCTTGCCTTTAAGAACTTttgaaaactgtttaaaaaaaaaaaaaaaaaaaccaacagggCAGGAACCTAAATTCTGAGACCAAATGTAAAAGTCAGATTTGGTGGTTCTCAGTGACAATGGGGGATTTccaagagggatgggatgggaaggtctAGGGTGGTCAGAGATGGTTTCTCTTGTTGGCTTTTATGTCTCACTGATTTTCATCTTCCACATCCTGCAGCgcttctttattctgctcttcaccTGCAAAGAAGAATGACAATTAATTTATAACCTACTAAACTAGGTTGCTGTCGGGACAGACAAAGGTATCATTCCAAGCATAAGACTCCTTATATTTAATACAACTGGTATAAACACAGACAGGCAAAGGACTTCTACCATCCTTGACACCTTAGATGCCTAAGCCAAGAGGTGCTGCTGGATCATGGTCCTGAATGATCaacaggatgaaaaaaaaaattgatgcatAGTAAAAGTCAATGTTTTTATGCTAAAAAAGCTCTTAAGTAGACAGCCAAGGTAACCacattattaaaatgattttcaaGCTTTCATGTATATCTTGAGTCAAAATACTCTTTCTCAATAACCTCACCTCTTCAAGAACCAAgagtattttataaatttttgcaAAATCTAATTGATCTGAAGGTTCATGAGAACTGAGCAGTAAAATGATTCAAAGGAGTTGGAGGATTCTGCTTTtgtaaatgaatattttacaCACTTTGTATCTTGGACAATTGCACCAAACCATAAACCAAATCTCTCACTCCAGAGTGGAACAGCATGCTCAAAGTAAACCAGACCACTGAGGTTATTAAAGAAGGGCATTTGGACCAGTTCTCTCATGCCACTTTTCTCTCCCCTTTGAACATGATTATTAATTAGCCTGAGGAATTTCAACTGCACTATGACATGCAATCGAAAGCCAGCCTATTCACCAGTCATCTACCTATTAATAAGCATAAGACAGCCATAATAAGGAAGCATGCAGGCTTctgccaaaaaataaacagataaaagttATTTTGTGCTGTAATAAACCATTAAGTCCTAAGTAGTTACTAGTTtgatcaaaataaatgaaaaatcaatTAACTAATCCAACAATCACGATACTTCAGATAATTCATCCATTCATACTGCTTGTTAAATTACTTATTCAGAATGGAAAAATGACACAGACCAGCTCCCTACAGACATAAAGCAAAACTCTGAGGAACACTTTTAAATGGTCTTGTCTTAAAGACCTTGATACTATAAATGCTGTCATTGCAGTAAGAGTAAAGATAGTTTTAgtcatttcaacattttttttgtgataaaaatgtttgcaatttattgttttaaaaaagtatttaagaTTTTTTGACTCACATTTACAAAGACAtgcaaagaaaagacaaaaacaaccATTTACTGAGGGAAGAAATGATGGACCACCCAATTGTTCTCCCAATGAACAATAATGTATTCAAACTTAAGAAATGATAAGAACATTCACACTCATTTTCAACAGCAATACACTGCCAAAATACGGTTAACATACATCAATAGAGCACACTCAATTTACTTATAAGCAACCACTAGATTTGCCAAAAGTTCCAAGTAACTCTGGCGTAAAAACATTGTCAAAGAAGTCACACTCAACCAGAAGTAGACAGGGGTAGCAGATCATAAATGTCTTAAAAGGTTTTGCATCCTGGGATGTATAACAGGCAGTTTTTTAAGCAACAAGATGATGATATGCAGGCATGATTAGTGAAGAACCAAAACTAAAAGCAGAATTCACTGTGCCATGATGATGACTTACAAAGTAGAGTTTTTAGGAAAGGAAGAGTTGGATTTTCCTTTAGGAATCTATATTgtaaggagaaagggagggagaacaATCATATGAAAGCAAcattacaagaaaaataaaccaagagCAGgacaaaggaaaacaccaatgATTTAGGGGAATCAGATTTCAGAATCTTACTTTGTATGAACTTCACTCTAAGAAATAATCTGTTCCTTTTTAAGAGGATGAAATATCCTCTTAAAAGGTATACAGAAGGGGGAAAACATTTCCTCAGATATGTATTTCCTTGCCCAGTTTCTGGAttgggaagggagaagggaacaAGCAGAGATTCCTCTCTATGAACATGTGTATTAAACAGTCCTCTGATCATAGGTTCAAAGAAAAAGGACTGAAATTGCTTGATGAGAAAAAGTAGTGCTCCCTTTAAAGAATTATGTTTGAACAGACCCAGACAGACATTAACATTCTGCAGGCAAAAAGAATACAAGCATGTATAAGTAAAGGTTTGTGAACAACATAAATTTCATAGATTTCTTTGTTTAGAAACCCTCAATTCAAATGGTTTTTTACACCACTTTTcacatttaaagtaaaaaaggagaaaacaatcTAAATAATCCTTAAACTAAGTGCAAGTAACATCCTAACTTCATAACCCAAATTCTTCTACATTCAGCATTGATTCTAAATCACAAAACCAACTTAACATGTAATACCTTACACCTTTTAGCAAAACTGGCAAATAATTTTCTATTATCAACAATTTGTAATTTCAGACAGCTTGTTTATTTTGCTAAGATTTCAACAGACCACTTGAATTTTTCAAGATAAACTGTTTCATAATTCCAAATATTTTGTAACACACctcttaaaaggaaaattaatctGTCTCAATGAAATTTAATTAATTGGTCGATCTATGAAACCATAAGGAATTGATGCAACTGAATTTCACTAGTTTAAGTGTTTAAGATTAAAGAGAAATCTACCCTAAAGTGTAATTAAACATTTTGTACAAAGAACATTCCCAACTATGAAAACATAGTaagtttaaagatattttatttttaaataatccatTTAATAAAACATGCTTGATAACCAAGAAAAAGAGTATCTTTGAttctgtataaatggaatcacaatcTACCTTAATCGATTCTTGGTTATGAGTGATAACAGAAAatcagacttttttatttttggaatctAGCAACTTTATAAAAGGTGACATCTGTACCAAATAATGTGTCCAAAAAAAACACCCGCTTTTCAAAatcacctttgttgttgttggtatTTTTCACCCTGAAAAAACATCCCGAGAGATCAAAGAGGTATAGCTTACTTTAGGTCAATACCGCTTACCAAACTCTCCACATGCTTTTTCCTTTTATCCCCTCAAACAGGCAGAGAGATATTAGTCTTCTCTGAGCTGGGGGTGACTATGAAGAGTCCACAGCTATCTGGCCATTCTTCTTAGTAGTTATTGTTAGAATACAATAGAATTTAAAGCTGGAAGGAACCCCAGTCATTAGTTCAGAGATGGTTTAGTTGGTTTTGAGTCCCACAGACTGATAGTGGTTGCCTGCAGTGCTGTGCTGACGAAAAGTAAACTGTAACTCCATCTGGCTTTGTTGGTGAAGTGCGCAAGTAAGTCACATGCACCACAAATCTCAAGCCAAAGCTAGTCAAGTTCTAAATAGTTCACAGAGCTACTGCATTTTAGCAGCAGAGTCCCCTAACTCTCACTGACCGTAAGATAAGATAATTCTAAAATCTGACTCTGTCCTTTCAGTGCCAATCTACATTCCCTGACATCCATTTTCAGAGACATCTTTAAAAAGTTATGTTTCCAAATACAATATATGTTGGTCTGACCAAGAGAAACTACATCTAGCCTCAAGGAATACAAAACATGTTTCAGTTTGGGCAATACACTTTTAAAGGATCTGTAACTAAAAATGACAAATGTTGTTTCCACTCCCTGTATCACCAGAGCCAGTTACAAACACTCTTATAATTATCATGTCACACTAGTTTGTGTCCATCTCCCCGTCCAGTTCCCCCACCCTTTCAATGATCTATCATGGGTAAAAACAACTCTTTAGAAATGAgtagaataaaatattctttaaaatcaaGAAATGTGACAAATTTGGTCCTTTACATCTGGAATAATCATTAAGCACCTACCCTACTCCCAACCACaagattaaattttataaaatgctcTAGTAACTATTTACAACTGCAACATTAGAAAACAAAGAGACTATATCAGATCTCTTAAATAAGGATCTATATGAGCAGGGTGTTTCATCTGTTGTACAGAATACAGAGGGAAATTAGTCTTTTTTTAGATAAAAGATTTCCACACAGAAAAGATACCATAAATATCTACTTATAACCATCTAAGTTTTAAAATGAGGATTGCCACTCAGCCAAAACAGTGACAACAACAGTAAAATATAATTAACCTTAGATCCCTAAAATTGAATCTGAGGAATGGTAATATGAACTGCTTCCTCTCCATCTTTCAAAACTGATAGAACAGAAAACTAAGTTTAGCCCATGTTATGACAGGTAAATCTTTAAATCTTTGATTATTAACAAAACAGGCCTTTTACATTATTATCTTACAGACCAAAATGTAAGGCTGTACTTTGATACCATTTCCTGTAAAGGTAGTAATTAAAATTTGATAGTTTGGGGGGTAGGCTGAGTCTAAGTTATAGCATAATGTAAAGAAATCCCAATTTTCTATGAGTAAATAGATCCAACAACGGAAAGAGACACATTTTAACTTCAGTCTCCTTACCATCACCCTGCATGTCTGAAGTCCATAGTGTCAGATTATCACGTAACAACTGCATGATAAGTGTAGAGTCCTTATAGCTTTCTTCACTCAGCGTGTCCAGTTCTGCAATTGCATCATCAAAAGCTGCTTTTGCCAACCTATAAGAATTCACATAATGTATTatgaaaaaaaagtctgaaataaatTAAATCCAAAAACAGATTCTAGAAATGACATAGTTAAATCTCAGTCATTTCTTTAGTTATCACTACTAGACACTATTAGACACTGAATGCTTGGCACTGCAATGCTTTAGGCACTGAAAACAGGTGTCACTAATGaaactcctttttaaattttgtaatccAGCAACTGTGCAACTAGTGAAACTTTTGTTGGAGTTCCACTTATTACTATGCTTCTGACAAGCAGACCCAATCCCATCCAAGCCACCATCAAAATATATGCATGTGAAAGGTATTTCCAAATTCTAGTCACTttaactttatttaataaagttttaatgcaaaaagaaaatattctgggACAGTATCTCACAATTTAATCCAATAAAATTTAAGGTTAAcacagcaagaaagaaaaaaaccccacaaaaatgaGATCATATAAGCCATTTACTACAGTTAAGAAACAAAATTCACCTTTACTTTTTGAGTACTGTGTACTATGTACATCAAGTGATGCTGGGAACAGGTAGGAAAAAGAGCAAAGAGACATAATATGAGTCCacaatgaactttttaaaaacacctaAAATAGAGGGAGTGACATAAATAGCTACTATAACATAAAAATGAAGTGCCAACCTAGAAAAGTACTTCAGGGACCCAAGAGGGTAAGCAAATTAGGAAGTCATATTTGAACAATCTTAATGGGTAGAAAGAGCACAAATGGCATACTTCACATTAAAGCAGAAGCACGGAAAGGACTTAGGTTGAAGCTGTGTGTTCAACGGCTAGACTAGAGAATGGCAATCAAAGAGTCAACCAATACTATCCCTGAACAGCCATAGCTTCTTCAGTTAAGATACATTACCTGCTTGGACTCACTCAACTAGCCATTTAGAAAGTTTTTAGATGAAttaatattgatttttcattcacaagaatccacctgacagcTGGAAAATCTCTTCTTTCAGGGAATATCTGATTCCTACATACCCAAGAACACCGAAGTTACTTTGTAACGCGTACTCCTATTGTATGATTTATCtaaaataggcaaattcatagacagAAAGAGATTATCAGAAAATCAGACAGAGGTGGATATCGTGTTATTGTTTAGTGGCAAATTTGTTTCAGGTGataaaaaagttttagaaatagaTGCAACAGACGATATTGTGGGTGTATttaatgtctacccactccaggactcttgcctggagaatcccatggacaaaggaaactggcgggcttccctggtggcttagtggtaaagaatctgcctgcagtgcaggaggagacctgggttcaatccctgggttgtgaagatgccctggaataggatatgacaacccattccagtattcttgcctggaaaattccatcaacagaggagctactgtccaaggggtcagagtcggacatgactgagcacacatgcacacccacttaatgtcactgaactgcACATTGAAACACAGAATGATAAACTTCATGCCAtgtatacttaaataaaaaaccATGCACATATATTCCTTAAATTTATGTATCAAAATTGGGAATAACCTGAAGTATAAATGGGGTAACACTTTTAAATATATCAATAAGATGGCAAACTTTACAACAGAAAATACAACACAGTATGCATACTAACAGCGTTTAACTATATTGAACAGGAGACAAAGACTGAAAgctaatatacaaaaataaagaaaattctatTATGAAAATCCCTCGTTCCTTACTCTTACTCTGTAACAAGATTCTTTTCACTCTACCAATCAAATTTTTCCTCATCGCATAATTATCCTAACTACTATCCTAGTGAACTGAAATAGGTCTATCTTTGTATCATCCAAAACAGTTGTGTTAAGAGCCAAAATTCTTCATTACAGGGCCAAGTCAAGGAAAGCAGCCCCagggaacaagacagaaaaacaagtagctattttttggggggggtaacctttttcattttcacagtcaagagttttttttttctctttagagaCTTACCTGCAGGCACGGTCGGGGGAATTAAGAATTTCATAGTagaatacagaaaaattgagagCAAGACCTAAGCGAATGGGATGTGTTGGTGGAAGTTCTGTCATTGCAATATCACTAGCAGCTTTATAAGCCACTAGGCTGTTctccgcagcctccttcctgTCATTTCCTGTGGCAAATTCAGCCAGATACCTGTGGTAGTCCCCTTtcctaaagcaaaacaaaacaacaacaaaaacacagcaTTTAAAGTTGTTAAAAATTTTTCTCTATTACATAAAATCAAGTTGTGATAaaaaacatgaaacaacagatgtatatatttcaataattCAAAAACTTTCAGGAATGACTCAAATTTCACATTTCCAAGTATAAGCAAAATCCTAGAGAAATTAACTgaaaacgttaaaaaaaaatcaacaaattttaTCACTCGATAGACCGGAATTAAACATAGAAAGTGGCTACAAAGAACAGCACAACAATTTgttaatgaaatggaaaaaaaaaaaactatataaaatgtTAAGACTGAACTGTGTAAGGCATTGCTTACAGCTAGTGGGTATCCCCCacacaaacaaatgaatatataaataggtTAACATAAAATTTAGTACATTTTTTACAGCTATTGTCTGACTATCTTAAATGCAGTAATACTGACTGTTCTTAGCAGTGAATTTGCAAATGAGTATTCAAAAACTAAGTCTTGAGAATCATTCCTCTTAACTATCCTTCCAACATTAAATAGAATGCTGAAAAATCTATATGAAAAATCGATGATTCTAAGACAGCTAAAATTTAATCTGATTTATTTAATCTGATTATCTTCCCTTCTAGTATAGAACCTACATTTTATAATAGAAAACCTTGGACTCGCCAGTGTTAGCTGCTGGAATGAGGTGTTTGTCCAGTACATCCAGAATGTCACAACAGATTAACTTTAGCTCAGTCtcaacctgaaaaataaaaaaagtcaaaaattatttaagaaattacACAAATTATCACATTCTATCTCTGGTTTTAGAGTAGAGAACCATATTAAAGAGAACATATATATCCCTCTCCAAACCTCCTTTTCCACTCTTGatacaaaagcagagaaaacCTGTCTCCGGTTATGTAAAGTATTTCTTCCTACATGCCATTAGTTAAGTGattgggcggggtgggggtgcgcGACAACTCACAGTTCAGCTATAGAAGACTGTGATTACTATTTACTGAATGCAACATATTaactagctttttttaaaaaactagcttTTGTCTCCACTTACataggaaaacaaagatcacCATATTTGACCAAAGATAACTAACTTAAAGAACTTAGAAGCAGAGTGAAAACCTGAACCCAAGTAGGCTGCATGGCTTGGCTCACAGTTTCTAAGGGATGGAATAAAAACTTAAAGCCAGGCATTCTGCCTCCGCAACTCACATTCCTTAACCACtattatagtgaaagtgaagtcgctcagtcgtgttcaactctttgcgaccccatggactgtagcctaccaggcttctccgtccatgggattttccaggcaagaatactggagtgggttaccatttccttctccaggggatcttcccgacccagggatggaacccgggtctcccgcactggaggcagacgctttaacctctgagccaccagggaagcccaaccactaTTATGCTAAACTGTAAATCACCTTACTGATAGATCCATAACCAGCTACGACATCAACAGCCCACAGACTGAAGTAAACACTGCCACTCATTTCAATTCGTTTATCATGCCAAAAACACATACTACCtcttaacacacatacacattcttctcTCAATTTTGTTACTAcaatgtcttccctggtggctccaacggtaaagaatctgcctgcaatgcaagagtcccaggtttgatccctgggtcgggaagatgccctggagaagggactgaaatccactccagtattcctgcctggagaattctgtggacagaggagccttaagggccacagtcgatggggtcacaaagggacacagctgagtgaataATACTTTCACTCTTTCACAATGACATTGTTTAACCTTTCCAAATTCATTTTGTGCCCTCTTCCACCTTCTTTCCATTGTAAATAATTCTCCCACTAATCTTCTA
Coding sequences within it:
- the YWHAE gene encoding 14-3-3 protein epsilon isoform X2, translating into MDDREDLVYQAKLAEQAERYDEMVESMKKVAGMDVELTVEERNLLSVAYKNVIGARRASWRIISSIEQKEENKGGEDKLKMIREYRQMVETELKLICCDILDVLDKHLIPAANTGESKVFYYKMKGDYHRYLAEFATGNDRKEAAENSLVAYKAASDIAMTELPPTHPIRLGLALNFSVFYYEILNSPDRACRLAKAAFDDAIAELDTLSEESYKDSTLIMQLLRDNLTLWTSDMQGDDS
- the YWHAE gene encoding 14-3-3 protein epsilon isoform X1, which translates into the protein MDDREDLVYQAKLAEQAERYDEMVESMKKVAGMDVELTVEERNLLSVAYKNVIGARRASWRIISSIEQKEENKGGEDKLKMIREYRQMVETELKLICCDILDVLDKHLIPAANTGESKVFYYKMKGDYHRYLAEFATGNDRKEAAENSLVAYKAASDIAMTELPPTHPIRLGLALNFSVFYYEILNSPDRACRLAKAAFDDAIAELDTLSEESYKDSTLIMQLLRDNLTLWTSDMQGDGEEQNKEALQDVEDENQ